The window TAAGATTAGGCCGAAAAGCGTAGTCAATGGACAATAGGTGAATATTCATGTACTACCCCTCGTTGGTCCCGAGGGATGGAGGAGGCTAGGTTAGCCAAAGGATGGTTATCGGTTCAAGGATGCAAGGTTTCCCTATTTTTTCAGGCTAAGAAGGGGTAGAGAAATACTTCGAGGCCAATGTTTGAGTACCAAGCGCTACGGCACTAAAGTAACCCATGCCATACTCCCAGGGAAAGCTCGTGCGGAGACGAGGAATGGGGAGAGATGATTGCATTACCACATCTAGTTTAAATAGTACTTATTTTGTTACAATTTTGTGTCGTTAATTTGAGTCATGTCATTGAATTACCATACATGTTGATCGACAAACTATACGACCCTGCGGCCCTTCTCATGTATCAGTTGTGCCACAATTCTAAATACATGCTGTCAAAATTTCTGTTGCATTTAAtctcttcattcttcttctcagGCATGAACTCTTGCTTTTTGAAGCACTAAGAGAAGgtttggaggaagaaatggaTAGGGACCCATGTGTTTGTGTCATGGGTGAAGACGTCGGTCACTATGGTGGTTCTTACAAGGTAACCAAAGGTCTAGCTACCAAATATGGGGATCTTAGAGTTCTCGATACGCCTATTGCCGAGAACTCCTTCACAGGTATGGGTATTGGAGCTGCCATGACTGGGCTGAGGCCAATTGTTGAGGGAATGAACATgggatttcttcttcttgcatTCAACCAAATCTCTAACAATTGTGGAATGCTTCACTACACATCTGGCGGCCAATTCAAGATACCAATAGTTATTCGTGGCCCCGGTGGAGTTGGGCGTCAACTTGGTGCTGAGCACTCGCAACGTCTCGAATCATATTTTCAGTCAATCCCTGGAATCCAGATGGTTGCTTGTTCCACACCCTACAATGCAAAGGGCTTGATGAAAGCTGCAATCAGGAGTGACAACCCAGTGATCCTCTTTGAACATGTTTTGCTTTACAACTTAAAAGAGAGAATCCCAGATGAAGAATACATCTGTTCTCTCGAGGAAGCCGAGATGGTTCGACCTGGCGAGCACGTCACAATATTGACATATTCCCGGATGAGGTATCATGTGATGCAGGCTGCTAAAACTCTTGTAAACAAAGGTTACGATCCCGAAGTAATCGACATCAGGTCGTTGAAGCCCTTCGATCTTCACACGATTGGGAACTCCGTGAAGAAAACTCAT is drawn from Cucurbita pepo subsp. pepo cultivar mu-cu-16 chromosome LG09, ASM280686v2, whole genome shotgun sequence and contains these coding sequences:
- the LOC111801954 gene encoding pyruvate dehydrogenase E1 component subunit beta-3, chloroplastic, whose amino-acid sequence is MATVFQGLVVRTPFSPPNALDSNKSLLHPPRSLSVSDRKAGLFVVRSEGRTNHVLRPRSRSDQFITSAVATKADSSSASTASKPGHELLLFEALREGLEEEMDRDPCVCVMGEDVGHYGGSYKVTKGLATKYGDLRVLDTPIAENSFTGMGIGAAMTGLRPIVEGMNMGFLLLAFNQISNNCGMLHYTSGGQFKIPIVIRGPGGVGRQLGAEHSQRLESYFQSIPGIQMVACSTPYNAKGLMKAAIRSDNPVILFEHVLLYNLKERIPDEEYICSLEEAEMVRPGEHVTILTYSRMRYHVMQAAKTLVNKGYDPEVIDIRSLKPFDLHTIGNSVKKTHRVLIVEECMRTGGIGASLTAAITENFHDYLDAPIVCLSSQDVPTPYAGTLEDWTVVQPAQIVTAVEQLCQ